A single genomic interval of Fibrobacter sp. UWB13 harbors:
- a CDS encoding glycosyltransferase family 4 protein encodes MHPAAGGAEKHLHRIFGKIVEMGHTVVLFTTSFPGAKEREVVDGIQVIRKGGDLMFQLTVALNLKKLDCEFNFDVVVEDLNKLPVFAHWFVRKPLLVQMHHLWRKSIFAEAIFPIAFMVWFFERIIPFFYRTQPFVVVSPSTKKELAEIGVDESRISVIYNGSEKPNFPGCADLATGTAESSEMAANPATSAVNPYFIWLSRVHRYKGIWTALEAFEKFSKSHPEVKLYVVGGGPLLKKLPAWIKSHGLDGKVELTGFVPAARKYELLSSSLALLQTSYKEGWGLTVMEAAQLCKTTIASDVPGLCDSVRDGETGILFPSGDAAACASAMEKIYSDAELRASLGKNAKRYAESFSWENSARETLELLERTVDWSVRK; translated from the coding sequence ATGCATCCGGCTGCCGGCGGCGCCGAAAAGCATTTGCATCGCATTTTCGGAAAGATTGTAGAAATGGGCCACACGGTGGTCCTGTTTACGACGTCGTTTCCGGGCGCAAAGGAACGCGAAGTTGTCGATGGAATTCAGGTCATCCGCAAGGGTGGCGATTTGATGTTCCAGCTCACGGTAGCGCTGAATCTGAAGAAACTCGACTGCGAATTCAACTTTGATGTTGTTGTTGAAGATTTGAACAAGTTACCGGTCTTTGCCCACTGGTTCGTCCGCAAGCCGCTCCTGGTGCAGATGCATCACTTGTGGCGCAAGTCGATTTTTGCCGAAGCGATTTTCCCGATTGCGTTTATGGTTTGGTTCTTTGAGCGGATTATCCCGTTCTTTTACCGTACGCAGCCGTTTGTCGTGGTGAGTCCGAGTACAAAAAAAGAACTCGCCGAAATCGGCGTGGACGAAAGCCGAATTTCCGTGATTTATAACGGTTCTGAAAAGCCGAATTTCCCGGGATGCGCGGACCTCGCGACAGGTACTGCAGAATCTAGTGAGATGGCGGCGAATCCCGCAACGAGTGCGGTGAATCCGTATTTCATCTGGCTTTCTCGCGTGCATCGTTACAAGGGAATCTGGACGGCGCTTGAAGCGTTTGAGAAATTCTCGAAGTCACACCCTGAAGTCAAGCTGTATGTCGTGGGCGGTGGTCCGCTTTTGAAAAAGCTTCCGGCCTGGATTAAATCGCACGGCCTGGATGGCAAGGTGGAACTGACGGGTTTTGTGCCTGCTGCTCGCAAGTACGAACTGCTTTCGTCTTCGCTTGCGCTGTTGCAGACGAGCTACAAGGAAGGCTGGGGCCTTACGGTGATGGAAGCGGCGCAGCTCTGCAAGACGACGATTGCGTCGGATGTGCCGGGACTCTGCGATAGCGTCCGTGACGGCGAGACGGGAATTCTGTTCCCGTCGGGAGATGCGGCCGCGTGCGCTTCTGCCATGGAAAAAATTTATAGCGATGCTGAACTGCGCGCAAGTCTTGGCAAGAATGCCAAGCGTTATGCCGAATCGTTCAGCTGGGAAAATTCTGCCCGCGAAACATTGGAATTGTTGGAACGTACGGTTGATTGGAGCGTACGAAAATGA
- a CDS encoding class I SAM-dependent methyltransferase — MSIKEPDQSVWNRFWQRKNDMDKVYPSSPSIIEAIKKNFKLEGLKVLEVGAGTGRDSAELARLGADVYVLDFADNSLKIVNSLRESEGLKNLHLVRGDAFKSPFPDNTFDLVFHQGLAEHFKDSLPLLQENFRIVKHGGCCLCDVPQTVHPYTIIKHILIALDKWFAGWEKQFTMGQLKTLMRDAGFECVYAYGDWMRPNLYYRILRELCFKFGIELPKYPLDGTAYQKIKDKILDSLQSVPVMHYTQLCIGVIGRKP, encoded by the coding sequence ATGTCAATAAAAGAGCCTGATCAATCCGTATGGAACCGTTTTTGGCAGCGCAAGAACGACATGGACAAAGTCTATCCGTCTTCGCCGTCTATTATAGAAGCTATTAAGAAGAATTTTAAGCTTGAGGGCCTGAAGGTGCTTGAGGTCGGTGCAGGTACCGGTCGCGACAGTGCTGAACTCGCTCGTTTGGGCGCCGATGTCTATGTTCTCGATTTTGCCGACAATAGCTTGAAAATTGTCAATTCGCTCCGCGAGAGTGAAGGTCTCAAGAATTTGCACTTGGTTCGTGGCGACGCTTTCAAGTCCCCGTTCCCAGACAACACTTTTGACTTGGTGTTCCATCAGGGCTTGGCCGAACATTTCAAGGATTCGCTCCCGCTCTTGCAAGAGAACTTCCGCATCGTCAAGCACGGCGGTTGCTGCCTTTGCGATGTCCCGCAGACGGTCCACCCGTATACGATTATCAAGCATATCTTGATTGCGCTCGACAAGTGGTTTGCCGGTTGGGAAAAACAGTTCACGATGGGTCAGCTCAAGACGCTTATGCGTGACGCAGGCTTCGAATGTGTTTATGCTTATGGCGACTGGATGCGCCCGAATCTTTACTACCGCATTCTGCGCGAACTCTGCTTCAAGTTCGGTATTGAACTCCCGAAGTATCCGCTCGATGGAACGGCCTACCAGAAGATTAAGGACAAGATTTTGGATAGCCTCCAGTCCGTGCCGGTGATGCACTACACGCAGCTTTGCATTGGCGTGATCGGTCGTAAGCCTTAG
- a CDS encoding lysylphosphatidylglycerol synthase transmembrane domain-containing protein has product MMLNPKLKSVIVFCLKLVVTLVPAYFVYRNIVSDPEWDVGDLYNLFKKNSVFPLVLALLCLAVSNFTACFQWKLLLEKQGVRLKYARLLKLYHVGLFFNNFMPGNVGGDVKKVYDIRVQGGQDTVGAGFTATVFDRLFGLFFITLFALGVGALFFIHDPEQRAFMWPSVWIFLGFCVMFAGLLSRRIGKFFCRMAGKVLPEKFETRLLRMFDRFQKFRSKKLWINIICLSMVTQSLRIFVHFFCGIAVGVNLSMSWYFYYIPLVAIVSALPISIGGFGPREFLAQSLFARAGVPGLESVVIQLLAYFVSLILSLFGAVAFLVGQKPTPVDSAKGHPGA; this is encoded by the coding sequence ATGATGTTGAATCCGAAGCTCAAATCGGTAATTGTTTTTTGCTTAAAGCTGGTGGTAACGCTCGTTCCTGCTTACTTTGTCTATCGTAACATTGTAAGCGACCCGGAATGGGATGTTGGCGACCTCTATAACTTGTTCAAGAAAAACAGCGTTTTCCCGCTTGTGCTTGCACTCCTTTGTCTCGCGGTTTCGAACTTTACCGCTTGCTTCCAGTGGAAGCTTTTGCTCGAAAAGCAGGGCGTTCGCCTCAAGTACGCTAGGCTCCTCAAGCTTTATCACGTGGGTCTGTTCTTCAACAACTTTATGCCGGGGAACGTCGGCGGTGATGTCAAGAAGGTTTACGACATCCGCGTGCAGGGCGGGCAAGATACGGTTGGCGCGGGCTTTACGGCAACGGTGTTTGACCGCTTGTTTGGACTTTTCTTTATCACGTTGTTTGCTCTTGGCGTGGGAGCCTTGTTCTTTATTCACGATCCGGAACAGCGTGCGTTCATGTGGCCGTCCGTCTGGATTTTCCTTGGCTTCTGTGTGATGTTTGCAGGGCTTTTGAGCCGTCGCATTGGCAAGTTCTTCTGCCGCATGGCAGGGAAGGTGCTGCCCGAGAAATTTGAGACGCGACTCCTCCGCATGTTTGACCGTTTCCAAAAGTTCCGTTCAAAAAAACTCTGGATTAACATCATTTGCCTTTCGATGGTCACGCAGTCGCTCCGCATCTTTGTGCACTTTTTCTGCGGGATTGCGGTGGGCGTGAACCTCTCGATGTCTTGGTACTTCTATTACATTCCGCTTGTCGCCATTGTGAGTGCGCTCCCGATTTCGATTGGCGGTTTTGGTCCACGTGAATTTTTGGCACAGTCGCTTTTTGCGCGTGCAGGCGTGCCTGGACTTGAATCGGTTGTGATTCAGTTGCTCGCTTATTTTGTAAGTTTGATTTTGAGCTTGTTTGGCGCGGTCGCTTTTTTGGTGGGGCAGAAGCCTACGCCGGTAGACTCCGCGAAAGGTCATCCTGGAGCGTAG
- a CDS encoding RNA polymerase sigma factor RpoD/SigA, which translates to MHIDSTDTTLKRYLEDIRRTAPLSREEEQILFQKAKEGDKIARKKLISANMRFVLKVAIQYRGCPIPLPDLVSEGAMGLVRAIESFEHTRGLKFISYGVWWIKAYITRAINEQGNLIRLPANQHLRVRKALHEQSRGKEINEEIRELIQIGQRGVSFDSPLKADSKATYAEVLPDSGASNPEADSEIQSVEALARDLMEQLPEREARVITGIFGINQEAPQTLREVGESMNISHERVRQLRDQALRRIRKYNSKDFLQEKKDAFLAAINK; encoded by the coding sequence ATGCATATTGATTCTACCGATACCACTCTCAAAAGATACCTAGAAGACATCCGTCGTACCGCACCCCTATCACGCGAAGAAGAACAGATTCTTTTCCAGAAAGCTAAAGAAGGCGACAAAATCGCCCGTAAAAAACTGATTTCTGCAAACATGCGTTTTGTGCTCAAAGTCGCCATCCAGTACCGTGGCTGCCCGATTCCGCTTCCGGACTTGGTCAGCGAAGGCGCTATGGGTCTCGTCCGCGCAATCGAATCCTTCGAACACACCCGTGGTCTTAAATTCATCAGTTACGGCGTTTGGTGGATCAAGGCATATATTACCCGAGCCATTAACGAACAGGGCAACCTCATCCGCTTGCCGGCAAACCAGCACCTCCGCGTGCGTAAGGCTTTGCACGAACAATCCCGCGGTAAGGAAATCAACGAAGAAATCCGTGAATTGATCCAAATCGGTCAGCGCGGTGTTTCGTTCGATAGCCCGCTCAAGGCTGACTCCAAGGCTACTTACGCCGAAGTCCTCCCGGACAGTGGAGCATCGAACCCGGAAGCCGATTCCGAAATCCAGAGCGTCGAAGCTTTGGCTCGTGACCTCATGGAACAGCTCCCGGAACGCGAAGCCCGAGTCATCACCGGCATTTTCGGCATCAACCAGGAAGCTCCGCAGACTCTCCGCGAAGTGGGCGAATCCATGAACATCTCCCACGAACGTGTGCGTCAGTTGCGTGACCAGGCTCTCCGCCGTATCCGCAAGTACAATAGCAAGGACTTCTTGCAAGAAAAGAAGGACGCATTCTTGGCTGCGATTAATAAGTAG
- a CDS encoding UvrD-helicase domain-containing protein encodes MDVESLLVGLNSDQRAAVLHDHEKNGQLLILAGAGSGKTSVLTKRIQYRIMSGIEPEKILALTFTAKAAAEMRERVQKLFPNAGVRLCTFHSLALFILKSKIPVGHDEEWRSRNKSGMTTGDGMTAEVGRISAVGACRSCLAYELVGFKKMPVPTESADKTFMQELAKVGGRKFRFSREELFSDAHPAKLLKKLEPLRNRILESGQVVFEDLIYQVINLLENHESARAYFQNQWTEILVDEYQDINPSQYRLVKALLGERKSLFVVGDDDQAIYGFRGADIGNINRFRDDFKESSLIRLEWNYRSVANILHFSNRIFENKPIHLRKVLRAGNMNGSGGSPIFKENREPEIWVSEDPVEEMQKIITSIKLLRESYDLQWKNFAILVRYNRQRLYYEEALRDAHLPIAGTVVSEAGNVEGEGEVLENGIHVETVHASKGLQYAVVYYAGMSEGLTPGSCLGTRKERQKQLDEERRLFYVGVTRAESFLVLLYCKRRYWKGRLTKLKRSRFLPRENSKTECNMPVMLFRIYGAARIFAFMLEYIFKIAFMYIFRRKDLDPWLEEKVQVFSRFCMKVLRVDLTIEDQAQLAKVDWTRPVFVMGNHRSYLDIPLAFLALQRTVGFIAKTQLQRIPILNFWMHKLGCVFIDREKGGGAAIIQKAIQSGKMPRLFIFPEGTRSKRDGMVAFKSGCFRLAVEANAIILPMVTRGSDLLWEHRKDSKHHPVNIKILEPIDTVEFKKTHGGDAMDPRHELLPYVRGKMEEAYDRRL; translated from the coding sequence ATGGATGTAGAAAGTCTTTTGGTCGGATTGAACTCCGACCAACGTGCAGCGGTACTCCACGATCATGAAAAGAACGGACAACTTTTAATTCTAGCAGGGGCAGGCTCGGGAAAGACTTCGGTCTTGACCAAGCGAATCCAGTACCGGATTATGTCGGGCATTGAGCCGGAGAAAATCTTGGCGCTCACGTTCACGGCGAAGGCGGCTGCTGAAATGCGGGAACGTGTGCAAAAGCTCTTCCCGAATGCCGGAGTGCGGCTCTGCACGTTCCACTCGCTTGCACTGTTTATTCTTAAATCTAAGATTCCTGTTGGACATGATGAGGAATGGCGATCCCGGAATAAATCCGGGATGACAACAGGGGACGGGATGACGGCTGAGGTCGGGAGGATAAGTGCAGTGGGCGCTTGCAGATCTTGCCTTGCGTACGAACTTGTCGGATTCAAGAAAATGCCGGTCCCGACGGAATCGGCGGACAAGACTTTTATGCAGGAACTCGCGAAAGTCGGCGGTCGAAAATTCCGCTTCTCGCGCGAAGAACTTTTCTCGGATGCGCATCCCGCGAAGCTCCTCAAAAAACTTGAGCCATTGCGCAATCGCATTTTGGAATCGGGGCAAGTTGTCTTCGAAGACCTCATCTACCAGGTAATTAATCTGCTCGAAAATCATGAGTCGGCGCGTGCCTATTTCCAAAATCAATGGACCGAAATACTTGTCGATGAATATCAGGACATCAACCCGTCGCAGTATCGGCTTGTCAAGGCGCTACTAGGTGAACGCAAGTCGCTGTTTGTCGTGGGCGATGACGACCAGGCCATTTACGGATTCCGTGGGGCCGATATCGGGAATATCAACCGTTTCCGCGATGACTTCAAGGAGAGCTCTCTGATTCGCTTGGAATGGAATTATCGTTCGGTCGCGAATATTTTACATTTTTCGAATAGGATTTTTGAAAACAAGCCTATCCACTTGCGGAAGGTCTTGCGTGCGGGTAATATGAATGGTTCGGGTGGCTCGCCGATTTTTAAGGAAAACCGTGAACCCGAAATCTGGGTGAGTGAAGACCCTGTCGAAGAAATGCAAAAAATCATCACGAGCATCAAGTTGCTCCGCGAAAGTTATGACCTCCAATGGAAAAACTTTGCAATCCTCGTGCGCTATAATAGGCAACGCCTATATTACGAAGAAGCGCTTCGCGATGCGCATCTCCCGATCGCAGGGACGGTCGTGTCGGAGGCGGGTAACGTAGAGGGGGAGGGCGAAGTCCTTGAAAATGGAATCCATGTGGAAACGGTCCATGCGTCCAAGGGGCTCCAGTATGCGGTGGTCTATTATGCGGGAATGTCCGAGGGGCTTACGCCGGGTTCGTGCTTGGGCACGCGTAAGGAACGTCAAAAACAGCTCGATGAGGAACGCCGATTGTTTTACGTCGGGGTCACGCGGGCTGAATCTTTTTTGGTTTTGCTATATTGCAAACGTAGATATTGGAAAGGGCGCCTGACGAAACTCAAACGGTCTCGTTTTTTGCCCAGGGAAAATTCAAAAACAGAGTGTAATATGCCAGTTATGTTATTTAGGATATATGGAGCGGCAAGAATTTTTGCGTTTATGCTCGAATATATTTTCAAGATTGCATTCATGTACATTTTCCGTCGTAAAGACTTGGATCCTTGGCTTGAAGAAAAGGTGCAGGTCTTCTCCCGCTTCTGCATGAAGGTCTTGCGTGTGGATTTGACGATTGAAGACCAGGCGCAACTTGCGAAAGTGGACTGGACTCGCCCGGTGTTCGTGATGGGCAACCACCGTTCGTACCTGGATATCCCGCTCGCGTTCCTTGCCTTGCAGCGAACCGTGGGCTTTATCGCGAAGACTCAGTTGCAGCGCATCCCGATTCTGAACTTCTGGATGCACAAGCTCGGTTGCGTCTTTATCGACCGCGAAAAGGGCGGCGGCGCCGCGATTATCCAAAAGGCTATCCAGTCGGGCAAGATGCCGAGACTCTTCATTTTCCCGGAAGGTACCCGCAGCAAGCGCGATGGCATGGTCGCTTTCAAGAGCGGTTGCTTTAGACTTGCCGTCGAGGCAAACGCAATTATATTGCCGATGGTCACTCGTGGTTCCGACTTGCTTTGGGAACACCGCAAGGATTCCAAGCATCACCCGGTCAACATCAAGATTCTCGAACCGATAGATACGGTCGAATTCAAGAAAACTCACGGCGGCGATGCGATGGACCCGCGCCATGAACTGCTCCCGTACGTCCGCGGCAAGATGGAAGAAGCTTATGATCGGCGTCTTTGA